One genomic segment of Thermodesulfobacterium sp. TA1 includes these proteins:
- a CDS encoding DUF1887 domain-containing protein, protein MVGKTLVHDKKALVLLIGTNPLANYIIPLYFKTFHRYKNFVFIFSEDNQEQKGTQAYAERVKQLLHLSPNQVLFVPLKDIGNVQQIIEDLDTIGIWEKFDEVHLNYKPGTKPMVVAIYNYLKNLYKDRFSASYLDTRRFKLVYDNGDIFPVIGDLRNYFFLEIKTLLRLSFYEKLKVESWEEFEFKETLEAIKNLVIEEKRIDEFLSWLENPFRKIFKADKDLFKTAKRFKDHLKKPEIKEYIEKLELSTPDFIWKVLESLPEEKKLTVGKTLWIPPENLGKDALKRRVKDSIEFLDGLWLEWYVYRELKDKLEDLGLKEKLQFGLSLKAQKDSKPFELDLFIVNGYQLIGISITTEDRSNVCKLKGFEIIHRVKQIGGEEGRAFLITGLSKEKVKEIQKDLSFIDGSLESKIVIYGKDDWEEIGIKLIDEIF, encoded by the coding sequence TTGGTAGGAAAAACTTTAGTTCACGATAAAAAGGCTTTAGTTCTTTTGATAGGTACCAATCCTTTAGCTAACTATATAATCCCTCTTTATTTTAAAACCTTCCATCGGTATAAAAATTTTGTGTTCATTTTTTCTGAAGATAACCAGGAACAAAAGGGCACCCAAGCTTATGCTGAAAGAGTAAAACAGCTACTTCATTTAAGCCCTAATCAAGTGTTGTTTGTCCCTCTAAAAGACATTGGCAATGTTCAACAGATTATAGAAGACCTTGATACTATCGGTATTTGGGAAAAATTTGACGAGGTTCATCTAAATTACAAACCAGGAACTAAACCTATGGTAGTTGCGATTTACAACTACCTTAAAAACCTTTATAAAGACCGCTTTTCTGCTTCCTATTTAGATACCAGGCGTTTTAAACTGGTATATGACAACGGCGACATATTCCCGGTAATAGGGGACTTACGGAATTACTTTTTTCTTGAGATTAAAACTTTGCTCAGGCTTTCTTTTTATGAAAAACTAAAAGTTGAGAGTTGGGAAGAATTTGAGTTTAAAGAAACCTTAGAGGCTATCAAAAATTTAGTAATTGAAGAAAAACGAATAGACGAGTTTTTATCTTGGCTTGAAAATCCATTTAGAAAAATCTTTAAAGCTGACAAAGATCTTTTTAAAACAGCTAAAAGATTTAAAGACCATCTAAAAAAACCAGAGATAAAAGAATATATAGAAAAGTTAGAACTATCTACCCCTGATTTTATCTGGAAGGTGCTTGAGAGTCTACCTGAGGAGAAAAAACTTACCGTAGGGAAAACCCTTTGGATCCCTCCTGAAAACTTAGGTAAAGATGCGCTTAAACGAAGGGTCAAAGATTCTATAGAATTTTTGGACGGACTCTGGCTTGAATGGTATGTATATAGAGAGCTAAAAGACAAACTTGAAGACCTTGGACTTAAAGAAAAACTTCAGTTTGGACTTTCTCTTAAGGCTCAAAAAGACTCTAAACCTTTTGAACTTGACCTTTTTATCGTAAACGGCTACCAATTGATAGGAATTTCTATCACTACAGAAGATAGGTCCAATGTGTGTAAACTTAAAGGTTTTGAAATCATCCATCGGGTTAAACAGATAGGAGGAGAAGAAGGTAGAGCTTTTCTGATTACAGGACTTTCTAAAGAAAAGGTTAAAGAGATCCAAAAAGACCTAAGTTTTATAGACGGAAGCTTAGAATCAAAGATCGTTATCTACGGCAAAGATGACTGGGAAGAAATAGGAATAAAACTTATAGACGAAATCTTTTAG
- the ispF gene encoding 2-C-methyl-D-erythritol 2,4-cyclodiphosphate synthase, whose product MRVGFSFDLHRLVEGRPLKLCGVEIPFEKGLLGHSDGDVGLHALIDAMLSAANLPDIGTLFPDKDPRYKNIDSSKLLKQALLRVKEQGYGLQQIDLTFVCDQPKLSPYYEAMRNRLVELTGISPLDIGLKARTAEGFFLGENKEAIACFCLVVMKKID is encoded by the coding sequence TTGAGGGTCGGATTTAGCTTTGACCTACATCGATTGGTTGAGGGAAGGCCATTAAAACTCTGCGGAGTAGAAATACCTTTTGAAAAAGGACTTTTGGGACATTCAGACGGGGATGTAGGGCTTCACGCCTTGATAGATGCTATGCTTTCTGCGGCCAATCTTCCTGACATAGGAACCCTTTTCCCTGATAAGGATCCGAGGTATAAAAACATAGACAGCTCTAAACTTTTAAAACAAGCCCTTTTAAGGGTAAAAGAACAGGGTTATGGTTTGCAGCAGATAGACCTTACCTTTGTTTGTGATCAGCCTAAACTAAGCCCATACTATGAGGCTATGAGAAATCGTTTAGTTGAACTTACAGGAATTAGTCCCTTAGACATAGGGCTAAAGGCTAGGACTGCTGAAGGGTTTTTTTTAGGAGAAAATAAAGAAGCTATCGCGTGTTTTTGTTTAGTAGTGATGAAAAAGATTGATTAA
- a CDS encoding peptidylprolyl isomerase: MRKVQLGDVVSIHCVGQLKNGEVFENTYDGEPFIFQVGSAEIIPGLSEAVVGMEEGEEKEVLIPSEKAFGPKDENLVRSIPREALSLDVTPEPGLMLNLIVDTPQGEMTFPATILEVTEEEIVLDLNPPLAGEDLIFKIKLEKILTPDEENIIL; encoded by the coding sequence ATGCGTAAGGTTCAGTTAGGAGATGTAGTAAGCATCCATTGTGTAGGTCAGCTAAAAAACGGTGAGGTTTTTGAAAACACCTATGATGGTGAGCCGTTTATTTTCCAGGTGGGTTCTGCTGAGATTATTCCTGGACTTTCAGAAGCGGTGGTTGGTATGGAGGAGGGGGAAGAAAAAGAAGTGCTTATCCCTTCAGAAAAGGCTTTTGGACCAAAAGACGAAAACCTTGTTAGGTCTATTCCCAGGGAAGCCTTAAGTTTAGACGTAACCCCTGAACCAGGGTTAATGTTAAACCTTATCGTAGATACCCCTCAAGGAGAAATGACTTTCCCGGCTACTATTTTAGAAGTTACTGAAGAAGAGATAGTTTTAGACTTAAACCCACCTTTAGCAGGAGAAGATTTAATCTTTAAAATCAAGTTAGAAAAAATCCTTACTCCAGACGAAGAAAACATCATCCTTTAA
- a CDS encoding cation:proton antiporter has product MENLIELLRSFLFIFVVCIPTVLLAIRLNISPIIGFLIAGVLIGPSGVGLLKDAHLIETLAEMGVIFLMFTIGIEFSIKKLIAYRNEVLFTGFLQVSFTVVLIVILSLVFLKIPLSNGIFYGFLVAMSSTALVLKMLMDRGEINTPYGRSAFGVLIFQDLAVVFIILILPVLAGKDAHLVRLLFSIAKSFGLLMFLFLVAYYVVPYLFHQIVKTRSRELFLMTILALVLGTAFFSYKLGLSLALGAFLAGMVISESDYAYQSIAEIKPLKDLLMAIFFVSVGLLVNPKFLWEHFLTTFLLLGAILVVKFLGIFLATLLVNKTLRVSLLTTFYLLQIGEFSFVLALESKKFGLISEEFYQVFIGASIVSLFITPFWIQFSHNITDFILSRVSPKLYRRYQKRKSLIKEDKTIFKDHTIVVGFGVAGKNVVYGLKSLKIPYVILEMNPITVKKYKQKGEPIYFGDATNREILLKFGIREAKALVISMSDVIAARKIVSIARKENPQLYIIVRSRFVAEIEELIKLGADEVIPEEFEVSIEIFAKVLETYKVPRNVIYELLDNLRSKHYKAFRSIQDLKFENLENFEFLKEVNTQNFLVKENSRLVGKSIKDIALRTKTGVTIIAIKRGLEIKVNPSPEERIEKGDVLILIGKEEDLSKALIYLKEFET; this is encoded by the coding sequence ATGGAAAACTTGATTGAACTTTTAAGAAGTTTTTTGTTTATCTTTGTAGTTTGTATCCCCACGGTTTTATTAGCCATCAGGCTTAACATATCTCCTATCATCGGATTTTTAATAGCAGGGGTTTTGATCGGTCCTTCTGGGGTAGGTCTTTTAAAAGACGCTCATCTAATAGAAACCTTAGCTGAAATGGGTGTTATTTTTTTAATGTTTACTATCGGTATTGAATTTTCAATAAAAAAATTGATAGCCTATCGCAATGAAGTCCTTTTTACCGGATTTCTTCAGGTATCGTTTACCGTAGTTTTAATAGTAATTTTAAGCTTGGTTTTCCTAAAGATACCTTTATCAAACGGAATTTTTTATGGATTTCTTGTGGCTATGAGCAGCACAGCTTTGGTCCTTAAGATGTTGATGGATAGGGGAGAAATAAACACTCCTTACGGTCGTTCTGCCTTTGGGGTTTTAATTTTTCAAGATTTAGCTGTAGTATTTATCATACTTATTTTGCCTGTTCTGGCGGGTAAAGACGCTCATTTAGTTAGACTTTTATTTTCTATAGCTAAATCTTTTGGTCTTCTTATGTTTTTGTTTTTGGTAGCTTATTATGTGGTCCCTTATTTATTCCATCAGATAGTTAAGACCAGAAGTCGTGAACTTTTTTTGATGACCATTTTAGCCCTTGTCTTGGGAACTGCTTTTTTTTCTTATAAACTAGGCCTTTCTCTTGCCTTAGGTGCATTTTTAGCCGGAATGGTGATTTCTGAATCAGACTATGCATACCAAAGTATTGCTGAAATCAAACCTTTAAAAGACCTACTTATGGCTATATTTTTTGTCTCAGTGGGGCTCTTGGTAAATCCTAAGTTTCTTTGGGAACACTTTTTAACCACCTTTTTGTTATTGGGTGCCATCCTTGTAGTTAAATTTTTGGGCATTTTTTTAGCAACCCTTTTGGTAAATAAAACCTTAAGGGTATCTCTTTTAACCACCTTTTATCTTTTACAGATAGGAGAGTTTTCTTTTGTTTTAGCCTTAGAAAGCAAAAAGTTTGGTCTTATCTCCGAGGAATTTTATCAAGTTTTTATCGGAGCTTCTATCGTTTCTTTATTTATAACCCCCTTTTGGATACAGTTCAGCCACAATATAACCGACTTTATTTTATCCAGGGTTTCTCCTAAGCTTTATAGGCGTTATCAGAAAAGAAAGTCTCTTATAAAAGAGGATAAAACAATTTTTAAAGACCACACGATAGTTGTAGGGTTTGGGGTAGCGGGTAAAAATGTCGTTTATGGTTTAAAATCCCTAAAAATCCCTTATGTAATCTTAGAGATGAACCCTATTACAGTTAAAAAGTATAAACAAAAGGGAGAACCTATATATTTTGGAGATGCTACCAACAGAGAAATCCTCTTAAAATTTGGAATAAGAGAAGCTAAAGCTTTAGTCATTTCTATGAGCGATGTTATAGCTGCTCGTAAAATCGTTTCTATAGCCAGAAAGGAAAATCCTCAGCTTTATATCATCGTAAGAAGTAGGTTCGTAGCCGAAATAGAAGAATTAATAAAGTTAGGGGCTGATGAAGTAATCCCAGAAGAGTTTGAGGTATCTATAGAGATTTTTGCAAAGGTTTTAGAGACATACAAGGTACCTCGAAATGTTATTTATGAGCTTTTAGATAATCTAAGAAGTAAACATTACAAAGCATTTAGAAGCATTCAGGATTTAAAGTTTGAAAACTTAGAGAACTTTGAGTTTTTAAAGGAAGTTAATACTCAAAACTTTTTGGTTAAAGAAAATAGCAGGTTAGTCGGAAAGTCTATAAAAGATATAGCCCTTAGGACTAAAACAGGTGTTACCATTATCGCCATAAAAAGAGGTCTTGAGATCAAGGTAAACCCATCCCCAGAGGAAAGGATAGAAAAAGGGGACGTTTTAATATTGATAGGAAAAGAAGAGGATCTTAGTAAGGCATTAATTTACTTAAAAGAATTTGAAACTTAG
- a CDS encoding cation:proton antiporter has product MEGIEVHTLFLYIGIILLLARLTGDVFAKFGIPSVIGEILVGVFLGQSLLGLVPVNKAIQILAELGIIFLLFHIGLEADLKQLKKVGLWALGVAFVGAFFPLLFGIFISFYVLKLNLITSLFIGGTLTATSIGITVRVLEDLGKLNERFAQIVLGAAVLDDIFGVVLLSVLFEFAKTQTIEITHTIWFVIYIGTFFLVAPILGKIFAYFISFVAKRLATFDFVPPVVVALMLFFAYAAHQIGSPEILGAFTAGIAFSRRFTIPFAMSLQTDKEIIHRIEEALNPLIWVFTPIFFVYIGLQLNLKVIDFLSPTFWFLGIALSVIAILTKLVVGLVVKGDLKERLSVGLSMVPRGEVGLIFAEFGRMSGVFDEMLYAVIVFVVAITTFLPPLLLKVIWKQPQNS; this is encoded by the coding sequence ATGGAAGGGATAGAGGTTCATACTTTATTTTTATATATTGGCATTATACTCCTTTTGGCGAGGTTAACAGGGGATGTTTTTGCAAAGTTTGGTATCCCCTCAGTTATAGGAGAAATCTTAGTAGGGGTGTTTCTTGGGCAAAGCCTTTTGGGGTTAGTTCCTGTTAATAAGGCAATTCAAATTTTGGCAGAGCTTGGGATAATCTTTTTATTGTTCCACATAGGATTAGAAGCAGACCTAAAACAACTAAAAAAAGTAGGCCTCTGGGCTTTAGGGGTGGCTTTTGTCGGGGCATTTTTCCCTTTATTGTTTGGTATTTTTATTTCTTTTTATGTATTGAAACTAAACTTAATAACCAGTCTTTTTATAGGAGGTACCCTTACAGCTACCAGTATAGGAATAACCGTAAGGGTGCTTGAAGATTTAGGAAAATTAAACGAAAGGTTTGCCCAAATAGTTTTAGGGGCAGCGGTGCTTGATGACATTTTTGGAGTAGTATTACTTTCTGTGCTTTTTGAGTTTGCTAAAACCCAGACGATTGAAATAACACATACGATTTGGTTTGTGATTTACATTGGCACTTTTTTTCTTGTAGCCCCGATTTTAGGGAAAATTTTTGCTTATTTTATATCTTTTGTAGCTAAAAGGTTGGCTACCTTTGATTTTGTACCGCCTGTAGTAGTAGCCTTGATGCTTTTTTTTGCTTATGCTGCCCATCAGATAGGTTCTCCGGAAATTTTAGGTGCTTTTACTGCAGGGATAGCTTTTTCTCGTAGGTTTACCATACCTTTTGCTATGAGCTTGCAAACAGACAAAGAAATTATCCATAGGATAGAAGAAGCCCTTAATCCGTTGATTTGGGTGTTTACTCCCATCTTTTTTGTTTATATAGGGCTCCAACTTAATCTAAAGGTTATAGACTTTTTATCTCCTACCTTCTGGTTTTTAGGAATAGCTCTTTCAGTAATAGCAATTTTAACAAAGTTGGTGGTAGGGCTGGTAGTGAAGGGAGATCTTAAAGAGCGCTTAAGCGTAGGTCTTTCTATGGTACCAAGGGGTGAGGTAGGACTTATCTTTGCTGAATTTGGAAGAATGAGCGGAGTTTTTGATGAGATGCTCTATGCAGTGATAGTGTTTGTTGTTGCGATAACCACCTTTCTTCCTCCTCTACTACTTAAGGTTATTTGGAAACAACCTCAAAATTCTTAA